In Hydractinia symbiolongicarpus strain clone_291-10 chromosome 13, HSymV2.1, whole genome shotgun sequence, a single genomic region encodes these proteins:
- the LOC130623984 gene encoding potassium voltage-gated channel subfamily A member 2-like isoform X1: MDYVMTMAVTSIHRNMSVPSLYSVSSRERIQVSKTVPPVVDSKENDIIVINIAGKRFETYLSTLKRFPNSLLGDPDKRIHFYNKITGEYFFDRSRKAFNGILYFYQSNGVLERPEGVSESIFSQEVIFFELAENALEFNEQTHKSDQDDSLPLPTNPFLSTIWVLFERPTSSIFARILAILSVVIIVLSISVFCLETIPDLNPDTKDGKYMKETWFILNTVCNVWFTLEYVLRLISSPNKILFVRSTLNIVDLLSILPYYFNVILGASGGGNKLAVLRVIRVIRVIRIFKLTRHSRGLHILANTVKASSHELAMLMLFLAIGVILFSSAVYFAESEKNESGFKSIPHGFWWAVVTMTTVGYGDLYPATFLGKLIGTLCAVSGVLVIALPVPVIVSNFEYYYKEEQNRQARENEILKQSKLDEALPTIRGSMKMMTDTSIILAGGKSKDDSTSENPRKKLKDRFHTQFSFSMRQPLSDDFDRSAREELNGNSSMVINAPNSTQITCNNTVNNACVHTHICSDPIEIESCI, translated from the exons atggATTATG TCATGACGATGGCAGTAACGTCGATACATCGTAACATGAGCGTCCCATCGCTTTACTCTGTTTCGTCACGTGAGCGAATTCAAGTGTCGAAAACAGTACCACCGGTTGTTGACAGTAAAGAGAACGAcattatagttattaatattgccggcaaacgattTGAAACATACCTCAGCACACTGAAAAGATTTCCTAACTCATTGTTAGGAGATCCGGACAAAAGGAtccatttttataacaaaattaccGGTGAATATTTCTTTGATCGATCAAGAAAAGCATTTAATggcatattatatttttatcaatcaaACGGAGTTTTGGAACGACCAGAAGGTGTGTCAGAAAGCATCTTTTCCCAGGAAGTTATCTTTTTTGAACTAGCTGAAAACGCATTAGAGTTTAACGAGCAAACTCACAAAAGCGATCAAGATGATTCGCTACCTTTACCAACTAATCCGTTTTTATCGACAATTTGGGTTTTATTTGAGCGACCAACTTCATCGATATTTGCTAGAATTTTAGCTATCCTATCTGTTGTTATAATTGTGTTGTCAATTAGTGTGTTTTGTTTGGAAACCATTCCAGATCTCAATCCTGACACTAAAGATGGAAAATATATGAAAGAGACTTGGTTTATATTGAACACAGTATGCAATGTATGGTTTACTTTGGAGTACGTTCTTCGTCTGATCTCCTCACCAAATAAGATACTTTTTGTGAGATCTACTTTAAACATAGTAGATTTACTCTCTATACTTCCCTATTATTTCAATGTCATACTTGGAGCTAGTGGCGGCGGCAACAAGCTTGCTGTTTTGCGAGTAATTCGAGTTATTCGAGTGATAAGGATTTTCAAATTAACTCGCCATTCGAGAGGACTTCATATTCTAGCAAATACAGTAAAAGCAAGTAGCCATGAACTTGCCATGCTTATGTTATTCCTAGCCATTGGAGTTATATTATTTTCAAGTGCTGTGTATTTTGCAGAATCGGAGAAAAACGAAAGTGGATTTAAAAGCATTCCACACGGATTTTGGTGGGCCGTGGTAACCATGACAACTGTTGGTTACGGCGATCTGTATCCTGCAACATTTTTGGGAAAGTTAATTGGTACCTTGTGCGCAGTATCAGGGGTGTTGGTCATTGCTTTACCTGTACCAGTTATTGTCAGCAATTTTGAATATTATTATAAAGAG gAACAAAACCGACAAGCCAGAGAAAATGAAATTCTTAAACAATCAAAACTAGATGAAGCACTTCCAACGATACGAGGTAGTATGAAAATGATGACGGATACATCAATCATTCTTGCTGGCGGAAAATCAAAGGACGACTCTACGTCAGagaatccaagaaaaaaactaaaagatCGATTTCATACGCAGTTTTCTTTCAGCATGCGACAACCACTGTCTGACGATTTTGACAGAAGCGCAAGAGAAGAGTTGAACGGAAACTCTTCCATGGTGATTAACGCTCCAAACTCAACCCAGATCACCTGTAACAACACTGTTAACAATGCGTGCGTTCATACACACATCTGCAGCGATCCAATTGAGATTGAATCTTGTATTTAA
- the LOC130623984 gene encoding potassium voltage-gated channel subfamily A member 2-like isoform X2, translating into MTMAVTSIHRNMSVPSLYSVSSRERIQVSKTVPPVVDSKENDIIVINIAGKRFETYLSTLKRFPNSLLGDPDKRIHFYNKITGEYFFDRSRKAFNGILYFYQSNGVLERPEGVSESIFSQEVIFFELAENALEFNEQTHKSDQDDSLPLPTNPFLSTIWVLFERPTSSIFARILAILSVVIIVLSISVFCLETIPDLNPDTKDGKYMKETWFILNTVCNVWFTLEYVLRLISSPNKILFVRSTLNIVDLLSILPYYFNVILGASGGGNKLAVLRVIRVIRVIRIFKLTRHSRGLHILANTVKASSHELAMLMLFLAIGVILFSSAVYFAESEKNESGFKSIPHGFWWAVVTMTTVGYGDLYPATFLGKLIGTLCAVSGVLVIALPVPVIVSNFEYYYKEEQNRQARENEILKQSKLDEALPTIRGSMKMMTDTSIILAGGKSKDDSTSENPRKKLKDRFHTQFSFSMRQPLSDDFDRSAREELNGNSSMVINAPNSTQITCNNTVNNACVHTHICSDPIEIESCI; encoded by the exons ATGACGATGGCAGTAACGTCGATACATCGTAACATGAGCGTCCCATCGCTTTACTCTGTTTCGTCACGTGAGCGAATTCAAGTGTCGAAAACAGTACCACCGGTTGTTGACAGTAAAGAGAACGAcattatagttattaatattgccggcaaacgattTGAAACATACCTCAGCACACTGAAAAGATTTCCTAACTCATTGTTAGGAGATCCGGACAAAAGGAtccatttttataacaaaattaccGGTGAATATTTCTTTGATCGATCAAGAAAAGCATTTAATggcatattatatttttatcaatcaaACGGAGTTTTGGAACGACCAGAAGGTGTGTCAGAAAGCATCTTTTCCCAGGAAGTTATCTTTTTTGAACTAGCTGAAAACGCATTAGAGTTTAACGAGCAAACTCACAAAAGCGATCAAGATGATTCGCTACCTTTACCAACTAATCCGTTTTTATCGACAATTTGGGTTTTATTTGAGCGACCAACTTCATCGATATTTGCTAGAATTTTAGCTATCCTATCTGTTGTTATAATTGTGTTGTCAATTAGTGTGTTTTGTTTGGAAACCATTCCAGATCTCAATCCTGACACTAAAGATGGAAAATATATGAAAGAGACTTGGTTTATATTGAACACAGTATGCAATGTATGGTTTACTTTGGAGTACGTTCTTCGTCTGATCTCCTCACCAAATAAGATACTTTTTGTGAGATCTACTTTAAACATAGTAGATTTACTCTCTATACTTCCCTATTATTTCAATGTCATACTTGGAGCTAGTGGCGGCGGCAACAAGCTTGCTGTTTTGCGAGTAATTCGAGTTATTCGAGTGATAAGGATTTTCAAATTAACTCGCCATTCGAGAGGACTTCATATTCTAGCAAATACAGTAAAAGCAAGTAGCCATGAACTTGCCATGCTTATGTTATTCCTAGCCATTGGAGTTATATTATTTTCAAGTGCTGTGTATTTTGCAGAATCGGAGAAAAACGAAAGTGGATTTAAAAGCATTCCACACGGATTTTGGTGGGCCGTGGTAACCATGACAACTGTTGGTTACGGCGATCTGTATCCTGCAACATTTTTGGGAAAGTTAATTGGTACCTTGTGCGCAGTATCAGGGGTGTTGGTCATTGCTTTACCTGTACCAGTTATTGTCAGCAATTTTGAATATTATTATAAAGAG gAACAAAACCGACAAGCCAGAGAAAATGAAATTCTTAAACAATCAAAACTAGATGAAGCACTTCCAACGATACGAGGTAGTATGAAAATGATGACGGATACATCAATCATTCTTGCTGGCGGAAAATCAAAGGACGACTCTACGTCAGagaatccaagaaaaaaactaaaagatCGATTTCATACGCAGTTTTCTTTCAGCATGCGACAACCACTGTCTGACGATTTTGACAGAAGCGCAAGAGAAGAGTTGAACGGAAACTCTTCCATGGTGATTAACGCTCCAAACTCAACCCAGATCACCTGTAACAACACTGTTAACAATGCGTGCGTTCATACACACATCTGCAGCGATCCAATTGAGATTGAATCTTGTATTTAA